TTTGTCAGACTTATAATTAAGTTTTtctgcatgtacatacgttcatatgtacttatgtattcTAATTCAATTTACGCTATACTCAAAGTTTAAATGGTATTCGATTTGTGCTTACATGTACATATCACACCCaactataattattaaatatgatttaaaCGAATATTAAGAGGATTTCGgatgaataaaaacaaaaccagattaaaaataagaaatttgtgtttgtgatTTCTTACAGTGCgattgcctttgtttttgaCACGACATCTCAAAATGGCGGTTTCATCAACGACAGCTGAAACATTTCGTGGGCTTATGTCATCGAAGAAGGGTCGATCCGAGCTTGCTAAATCTGAAATAATATGTACAAGGTCTCTTACTGGGAACTCTAAATACGGTATAAAGCTTACCATTTATGTTTAAAAATGAAGTTGCACTTATACGCTGAAGACAtatattgaaattcaaaatcaaaaaaatcatggttttgattttgttgaagGAAGAACCCAAACACGTTGATTTTACAAATGGTGCCGCCATATCGGTTAATTCAAGCGACATAAAATGGCAGGCTGGGTGGTGATGTTTGGCATGACTAAAAAATAGCCGCGATATTCACCTTAATTGTGAATATAATGTTCAATCATTGCACGTCCTTTAAATACTAACAATAACATTAACATATGCGCAAATGCATCCGTAAAGGAACGTTaaaatgtacattcatatctacatatgtatgtcggTATCCAGCGGACACATGACATGGGAAACcagtatgtacatgtgtacatatgaatgtgaacacatttatttatgcacatatacatacatatgtatgtacgtatgtatatgtaagagTTATTTATCCCACAATATGCAgatgtttatatatttttaaacataTTGTATTGCTTAGCatatttaatgcacttttttaattggatttcttttatttaattttgactTCGAGGTATTGTGCTGAAAACTCGCTCTCACTTCATTTGTATCAGACAAGAATTGTTGGCTTTGAGTAGAGATTTTTCAACCccaaaaggtttttttttattataaactACTTTTGAGCGAGCTTTTGACAGGGCTGGATGCTCGGCCTTCTGCATCCCATCGGATATTCGCGCAGGCGGACTACAGTGGTGCACAGTATAACAGTATAACAATTAAATTGACAATTTGCTATTATGTTCCTTTTTAACAGAATCAATTAGTTTAAAGATATATTggcattcaattttaaatcGTTGACTGCTTTAATTTAACTAATATTCATGAGCATGTacaacatatacatatatgcaaaataaaattcaatccTAATTTGCTAAATTATTAATGAAATACGTTGTATTTTAACTTTAATACTCCTGCTTGAAAAGTATTATTCAGTatattttagcattttttgACGACTTCCCTGGTCATACAGACCTTtaaaaagccaaagacaaagatGAAATCTGCAAAAATTTTGCTGAATTAACTTGAACTTTGACTGAAGGTCATCTGTCCAAATAACTATTATATATTCTTTGTAACTTACAGTTAACTTACATTATCAATTGCGgccaatttgaatattttacctGCAATGTACAAATAATGAACCCGAAAATTTGGGGAATAATTCGTACTGAATAATGCCTATGACACATGGttaatttatttcgttttttcgAATAAGTCTTTGAATCTTTCAGTGCCTTCCGAACCTCTGCTCAATTTGTATTCATATATATCTTATATATTGGATCAACATAAAACGTTACGAATAACAGAATTCCTTTTTAGAAACGTGGAAAAGAACTTGGTCTTAAAAGTGTAAATCGGCcctatatgtgtatatatgatAATATTCATACTAACACATTTTAAAACGTTCATGAAACGGCTATAACAGAAAGATCAACAACGAAATACTTAATTCAAGTGTGGATTTGAAACGAAAAGTGTTTCTGTACGATTGCAGAAGTGATTACAGCTTTCGTGCTTTTCCTTCCATTGCACTCTAAGTAAAAACGACGTTTTGGCATTAATCCTTAAAATAAAGCTTCTACAAATTTGTACGAAAGCTTATTAGACTGAAGTAGaatttcgaaaaaaaaatgtagtcCTCTAGACCGCGCCAACCGCGTTTTGTACCGCCCCCATACGGACTAAAAGCCATTTACGattcattttttataaatGAATTAATATAAAAGATTAATTATGACAAAAGATCCttcaaaaatgttgtaaagGCTTAATTGGTTAATAATATGTAATTTGAACCTTGGTGAGATGGTGTGCTGAACAAAAGTATTGTTCCACTGAAAACACGTACATTTATTAATATAAAGTTAAAAATACACCCGATAAAAAAACATTGGATATTTCAATAACATTAGGTTGGTGTTTGTTGGCAAAAACTTGGAAACCCATTATATATAGCTTAAACGCAATAATGGGcaactaaaaaaatatatgaaacgCGCCGTTCTCATGACACTATGCTCTAACCTCTAATGTTTCCGCAAGAAGAAGATGGACATCACTTCAATTAAAAGATTATTAATCAATCAAATGGGAGTCTCAATATCAATTCGATTGCTAATAGTGACTTCGGGGACAGTGGTATAGTATTTTGTACTGTCTACTCCTTCAAGGAATATGAACATAAGCTATACTTctaacatatttattttattttatacatgtatgtacatatgtacatacatacaatttgcaggagaggaaacaaaaagaaggtTAGTTCCATGCATTATAACGTATCGTTTGACGATGCGTCAAATTGCTGACAGCTATTCAAGAGAACGACAACTGACAACGAGGATCCATGTACGAGACGCAATAAGCACCGAAGGAGTTGCGTATAATGTTGGTCGATTGACTATTTTACCAGCGACATTTAGACACacttatgtatatgcatacatacatatgtatgtttacatttacatatgtacatatatgtaactCGAAGTTGATAGACATTTTTGATGGTTCCTGTACAAACATCCAGTGATCGGCACGACATCACCGCACGCTGAGTAATGCTAAGCATTAATCATTATTGGGAATTACGCAGAGCCATATGTATTCAAACTAATGGCAATAACGAGGCTTGCCGCATGCACCCATTCTTATTTTGTAAGTCGATAGAACTCGACCAAATCATTGATATCATAGGTATCCTGATTTCGAAACACATCTAGACATCCAAGATATTAGACCATTTACAGCGAATTTATGTCAGTTCAAAAAATTCTGATTTTGAGGCGAATACGGAGATGCTCTTAATcgaaaatatgtgaaaatatatccatatagtttaccaaggtcgaatggcattttctgccctatgttaaatgaaggctccttacttcatgaacttaaattagttaagccggtattttcaccgggccctgacggagttcccggctgtgtactcaggtactgtgccgagtctctgtgccgacctttgcttaaattattcaatctttccatccattcttctagctttccccccatctggaaggaatcctttataattcctctccataagaaaggtagaaagtctgacgccaaaaactatagaggtatatctaagttatccgctattcctaaaatgttcgagaaaattttaactccgcacttgcaacatctttgcaaatcacttatatctccagctcagcacggatttatacggcgacgatcaacaaccactaatcttttagagttcacctcctttgtcattaaaggattccaaggcaacttgcagacggatgttatttacactgacttcagtaaggcattcgattctgtaaaccactctcttcttgcacaaaagctcgaccttctagggtttccgcccaatctgttgagatggatttctagctacctgtgttctaggtctcaaagggtccgtttcaaaaactccttatctttacctgtcatggttacttctggagtaccacagggtagccatttaggccccttacttttcacactctttattaatgacctgccttctgtcttaacaaattctcgaatacttatgtatgcggatgatgttaagctctgtgtccagtataaggacatctcatttcactctcgcttgcaatctgatctcaatagctttcagtcatggtgttgcgcaaatatgttacaccttaatgcctcgaagtgcaaagtaatgacttttcatcgctccagccccttactggcaccttacaccctctgcggtagttctcttgagagaattacattagttgatgatcttggtgttaaactagaccccaagttaaagttttctgaacacatttctaccatggtaaataaagccatgggtgtgcttgggtttataaagaggtagtcaaaggaatttgatgacccctatatatcgaagactctctatatctcgcttgttcgtccgattttagaatacggctcatgtgtatggtgccctcagtacaacatacatcaggaccgtattgaatcagtacagaaaaacttcttattatttgccctacggggcctcaactgggatgcaactgtgagactgccatcctaccgtagtagacttcttttaataaatcttccatccttagttagtcgtagaaaaatgcttggtgtaatttttatgcacaacttgatcaagggggatgtagacagccctgacttgttgagccgcgtaaactttacgattcccattagacccactagaaactatattcctttgttccttccaatgtgtagatcgaattatgccttgcacgagccctttagagtgttatgctcggattataattctctctatcacattatatcctcgactcactcccttcctcttcttaaatctcttatactagcctacctctcccgtagttaatttaatttttgactttgataattttgcttgtttagctatagttgctctagtttagttgtgtttagttctaattttcctcgaatattagcccaacatctatctttcctgcatgctcgcgaccggttcggttaatcgcgccgcgcgtcatgcggcagcgcccctcggtcggttgggcgggaggagggctgcgttctgctgggttccgcgcgtaacaggctttggcttggtgtcgcatgggccacttgatggtgcagtcattgcatatcaacgtccagacaaatATATATGTCAGTTTTTCAGGTTAGGAATCCCAGCGTCAGATCGCTGGAACGTGAACGGGAATTTGATCGATATGATTTAGATCAATCAATTTTATCGAATGTTAACCAACAATGATGTCTATGATACATTATTCAATGCAACTGATGATATAAATGGTGGCTTATTTTTCTGGATGCCACCAGAATGTATTTAATAAGTTGTCtccattaattaaatattatacattaaataaaaacaagtttcaataaacaatttattattattattattttatagacgcaaataaacaaacgcAATTGATGTATTATATAAAGCACATAAGTAAGTatccatgtacatatctatatatgtacattggtCGTAAATCGTGGTGTTGGCTTAGATGTATAAGTATTTCATCTGTCGCACAAATCTAAAAATCCGAATATGGCATATTTCCTGGTGCTGGTAAAACGTTTGGTCCTGGATAAATATATTGACTTTCTGGTTCCGTGCCCCAACCGCGGGCGCAATTGTTAAAGGTCTGAGCTTGGCTTGAAGAGGTTAGTCGCGGCACTGCATTTGTAGATGGTGGTCCATACCTCGAAGACTTACAGGGTGATCGAAGGGGTTGCGGTGAAGTCGAGACAGTAGAACTAGGAGATCTTGAAGCATTTTCCACGGAAAATCGAGACTCACTGGATCCAAAAACAAACGGTGTGGGTGACACATTCCGTACTAGGGATTTTTGGCGAACATTTagataattttgattttgattcggGTAACTCAAATTTGACTGCTCAAACTTGGACAATTTCTCAAATGATAACGGCGATGGGTTAAAGTTGACCTGCGGCGCTCCCTGGGCAGAGGTTTGAAGTATTTTCTGGtagccagcaggagcagaaaactGTTGCTTTGGAGGTATTGTGCTAAAACCACGTACCATGGGCTTAGAAACCGGAAAGCCCCAACTAGTTCccattgatttttcatttgcattggaGGTTGCTGGGGGCAGATGCCGATGTGAATGTTCGTAGGTTGTGTTGATATTTGAAATGTTGTGACCCGAATATACTGGCTGCTGATCTGTAAAATtctttggtggtggtgcataGCTGGCTAAGGAGATTTCCTTAGGAACGTAAAGGCCTGTGggaaaaagaatttaaaattaaaaggaCACGATGTAAATAAGCTTTTAATAGTAACTACGTTACAATTCAATGTGAATATTCAGGGACAAAGAAGAATTAGGACGCTTTAGACAGAAGATGACATACACATGATAACATAGCAACACTTATCTGTTAAATAAgagaataaagaaaatatttctgttctgtggactgtggaccgGAGTGaacaaataacaatttaatatataaaacaatttaaacacGAAAACCGGATTTTCCGGGATCTAGGAATCTTGCCTCCATATTCATTGTCAGCTTCGGGGATTTCATTTGGTAGATATGCAGAACCGTTTTGGTTTCTGCATCTTACAGATTCTTTGTACTCCCCTAATGACTGCTGTTCGAACGAGTATATAAGATCTCGCACATTTACGTTCTCGCTTATTTCGTCATCGGTAATGGGACCTGTTTGTGGTATATCTTCATTATTCAGACTTACGTCATTAGGACTCTCAAGCTTGAGCTGCtcgttttgtaatttgttaAAACGTAACAAACGAGAGTCGTCTCTTCGCTTCAATATTTCTATTTCAAGTCGTTGCTGttccaaaaaatatttttggaattCTTCGAGTTGATGCAATCGGGTTTGCACATCCGCTGCGAAATCAAGGGGCTGATTTTTCAAATAGTCATTTTGAACCTTTTCCCTAAATATGTCATGCTCTTCACTGATGTATTGGTTTTTGTATTGCTCGTTGTAATTGGCCTCCCAAGATGACAACGGTTCATTGAATTCAAAATACTCTGGAACAGTTTATTCATAGCAGAAAAATAATCATCTTATCTCACCAAATTAAGCTCTTGAAATATCAGTAATGTATTTATTCATAAGAATTTTCTTACCTCTTGGTAATTCCACGTTACGACCTCCCCAGCCCTGGGCAACGCTTGGTTTGTAAGCCAATTCTCTTTGTGGGTTCGAGGGCAAAATGGATGATTGCTGTTTAACATGATGGTTAAGAGACTGTTTAGCGGAAAAAACTATTTAGGTGTAATGTCATTAAAATAAGTAATCCTTATTACCTCTTTGTATGACTCCTGCTGATTACTCAATGGTATGTCATAGGATACTGGATCCACTGCATCTGGCAAGTCGTTTCCACCActatgaaaatatgtttgtgGTACGGTCGAAGAGACCGTTTGGATTCGAGGGTTGGATTCCTCCAAAAAAGCAGAGCTTGCTGAACCTGTCTGTAACGCGGCCTCCCAAGGCGATTTAACAACCTGAAGTCCAGGTTTAGAATACTTTTCTATCAATTGATCttgatgaatatttaattgaacgCGATGTTTTCCAGCATCAGAATACGCCGGCAAAATGTTTGGAGAGGTTACCGGCTTTGGCTGGTACTGCTGATAATCTGGAAGACCAGATGGATGACTTTGAGCCCCTGCATTTGTTTCATCGACTACCCAGTTATCAGCCTTTCTGCGACGTTTTGCAAACAGTTCGgcacctatgtacatatgcgaaCATGGTTGAGCAGGTTGTGagcaggcggcggtggcggagaCGACGTAACGTTGGCAGAAGCAAAGCAAGTAAAGCAATTGTAATTATTAAGTTCAtggcagaaaaaaatgttgcagctaTTTATGTgatttaaattgattaaatgtGTATTAATACAttatttggtttgtttgttcttataacactactcgacaaaatctaACTTTTTCCGTCCTGcagatttaatttgttttttgcacat
This sequence is a window from Drosophila subobscura isolate 14011-0131.10 chromosome dot, UCBerk_Dsub_1.0, whole genome shotgun sequence. Protein-coding genes within it:
- the LOC117902987 gene encoding myb-like protein P isoform X8; the encoded protein is MDANSEVVPQTEVVVTEMAPEENAEQPETSVEPGLNVNHSIGESNVDSSLVVVEKKSDEDPKESDEIPTTKVAKVDSIVVADTETSNLETEATEKPAIAVVETEFENLTATEIDAISGANDQDGPTEETSHIASESEMETEPQINAKLQVEQEEETKYEDETESEDGTESVTEEDIDRNTIDLAEKSEAPSEAIESQTALVKESTNKKGTDLKEKSNGSSDKTAQKPNEFSDERISNDQKTFNNQIQDIISDIDINIKTQEKITQLKEQELKLIQKQNELTNQIQQQQILAQQLTAQNQFKQKQWEQQQIEQKEFLSSQAYQRDGLSSAQSHLHTAYNQSDDGHNKKETTNLSKSVDLRKIFTPATDAVEILPKNHYQQYQPKPVTSPNILPAYSDAGKHRVQLNIHQDQLIEKYSKPGLQVVKSPWEAALQTGSASSAFLEESNPRIQTVSSTVPQTYFHSGGNDLPDAVDPVSYDIPLSNQQESYKESLNHHVKQQSSILPSNPQRELAYKPSVAQGWGGRNVELPRGLYVPKEISLASYAPPPKNFTDQQPVYSGHNISNINTTYEHSHRHLPPATSNANEKSMGTSWGFPVSKPMVRGFSTIPPKQQFSAPAGYQKILQTSAQGAPQVNFNPSPLSFEKLSKFEQSNLSYPNQNQNYLNVRQKSLVRNVSPTPFVFGSSESRFSVENASRSPSSTVSTSPQPLRSPCKSSRYGPPSTNAVPRLTSSSQAQTFNNCARGWGTEPESQYIYPGPNVLPAPGNMPYSDF
- the LOC117902987 gene encoding uncharacterized protein LOC117902987 isoform X9, whose product is MYVCMTLSLTTSVSFRILFVPPASIEKNGLNAIYRLTFEIFLNAQKPPPNLFQMNCIERKHGFRPSDLYDQNKRKVLLELGAKLWQRKSETTNLSKSVDLRKIFTPATDAVEILPKNRKLYASSAFYSPNLHPTVEDQVELARRISHSLSDISNQTSKGQTMYVNRKKRSVKWVHEGSDKEEECTSEANALYKENADANSTLELTKLEKIPLKLIMNPRGQVRDYNSLKDSINVETGLLSPDNCAELITALNLHQGRGAELFAKRRRKADNWVVDETNAGAQSHPSGLPDYQQYQPKPVTSPNILPAYSDAGKHRVQLNIHQDQLIEKYSKPGLQVVKSPWEAALQTGSASSAFLEESNPRIQTVSSTVPQTYFHSGGNDLPDAVDPVSYDIPLSNQQESYKESLNHHVKQQSSILPSNPQRELAYKPSVAQGWGGRNVELPRGLYVPKEISLASYAPPPKNFTDQQPVYSGHNISNINTTYEHSHRHLPPATSNANEKSMGTSWGFPVSKPMVRGFSTIPPKQQFSAPAGYQKILQTSAQGAPQVNFNPSPLSFEKLSKFEQSNLSYPNQNQNYLNVRQKSLVRNVSPTPFVFGSSESRFSVENASRSPSSTVSTSPQPLRSPCKSSRYGPPSTNAVPRLTSSSQAQTFNNCARGWGTEPESQYIYPGPNVLPAPGNMPYSDF
- the LOC117902987 gene encoding uncharacterized protein LOC117902987 isoform X7 → MDANSEVVDIDRNTIDLAEKSEAPSEAIESQTALVKESTNKKGTDLKEKSNGSSDKTAQKPNEFSDERISNDQKTFNNQIQDIISDIDINIKTQEKITQLKEQELKLIQKQNELTNQIQQQQILAQQLTAQNQFKQKQWEQQQIEQKEFLSSQAYQRDGLSSAQSHLHTAYNQSDDGHNKKETTNLSKSVDLRKIFTPATDAVEILPKNRKLYASSAFYSPNLHPTVEDQVELARRISHSLSDISNQTSKGQTMYVNRKKRSVKWVHEGSDKEEECTSEANALYKENADANSTLELTKLEKIPLKLIMNPRGQVRDYNSLKDSINVETGLLSPDNCAELITALNLHQGRGAELFAKRRRKADNWVVDETNAGAQSHPSGLPDYQQYQPKPVTSPNILPAYSDAGKHRVQLNIHQDQLIEKYSKPGLQVVKSPWEAALQTGSASSAFLEESNPRIQTVSSTVPQTYFHSGGNDLPDAVDPVSYDIPLSNQQESYKESLNHHVKQQSSILPSNPQRELAYKPSVAQGWGGRNVELPRGLYVPKEISLASYAPPPKNFTDQQPVYSGHNISNINTTYEHSHRHLPPATSNANEKSMGTSWGFPVSKPMVRGFSTIPPKQQFSAPAGYQKILQTSAQGAPQVNFNPSPLSFEKLSKFEQSNLSYPNQNQNYLNVRQKSLVRNVSPTPFVFGSSESRFSVENASRSPSSTVSTSPQPLRSPCKSSRYGPPSTNAVPRLTSSSQAQTFNNCARGWGTEPESQYIYPGPNVLPAPGNMPYSDF